Sequence from the Pontibacter pudoricolor genome:
TAAGCAGGCTGGTGAGCGCTATTAATAATATAGAAGGCGAGCTGCGCGAAAGCAAAACGATAGATGTAACGGCCAATAAGTACGTGTATCCACTAGCTTTGGCGTTGTTACTTATTTTGCTGGATGCTCTTTTAACTATAAAGATCGTGCGGATATGAAAATGTGGCTGGCGATACTTCTCTTCCTGAGCATACCCGGAGCCGGAATACAAACCATCTCCAGGATAAACGACTATACGCAGCGCGCTGCTAAAGCTTACGAAAAGGAGAATTACGCCGAAGCCATAACCGCTTACGAATACCTGCTGGAAGACCTGGAGGTAAAAGACGACCAACTACGCTTAAACCTGGCGCACGCTTATTTCAAAGCCGGGCTCTGGGCTGATGCACAATATCACTACCGTTTGCTGGCCGATCATACTTCCAGCCATATCAGGTCGGTGGTGCACCTGCAGTTAGGCAACATTGCCAGTAACAGTAAAAAATACGCGCAGGCCCTCTCGCTGTACCGCAACTCCCTGGTGGCAAACCCTGAAAACGAGACGGCCCGCTACAACTACGAACTCCTGAAAAAGTACCTGGAACTGCACCCGGAAAAAGCCGAACAGGACAAACCGGACCCGGAACCGGATCAACCTGAAAGCGGGCAGTTGCCGCCTGCTGCTGAAGAAAACCTGGAACCACAGCCGAAACAAAACCCGGACGCTAAGGGCGATCAGGAACAGGAAACAGAAACGCCACAGCCAGATCCAGCCGGCCAGGACCAAAAACAAGGAGGGCAAAGTAATCAGTCTAAGCAAAAAGATAAAGAGCAGGCTGCCGGCAACGACCAGGGGGATATTGAAGGGCAGCAACTCAACAGCCAGTTCGACCCAAATCAAAAGAACCCGCGTGGCAGCAACGAAAATGCCTCTGCCGATGACAGCCGCGCCAAGACCCAGGCAGAGAGGCAACAGGTAAAGATCAGCGCTGAAAAAGCAAAGATGCTGCTTAATGCCATGCGCGATGCGGAACTGCAGTACCTGCAGCAGCTTCCTAAAAAAGCGAAGAGCGAAAAAGATAACAGAAAACCGGACTGGTAATAACTATAGTTTAACTTTTTATAGTTGAAAAACGGCCGCGCAGATGTCCTTGCTGTGTGTTTTCATCAGCGAGCATTTGTTAATGAAACTATAGTTGTCGGTAAAATACCATAGCCGTCAGGCTATAAATTAATTTTATAAAATTAATGCTCTTTCAAATGCTCTTTCGGACTTCCTAGTCCGAAAGCACTCTGCCGGGGACTTCCTAGTCCCCGTAGATAAGCCTTTCTTTTACGCGGACGTGGACGTCCGCAGCAGACGGGGGTAGGGGCTTTCTTTTAAGTTTCGGACATGGATGTCCGAAACAGCAATTTGCATTAGCATACGCCCTTGCTGTCTGTTTTCACCAACAAGCAAGGCAGCTGGCTCAGTGGAACACCAACAACGGCGGGCTTTGACACTTAAATCGTAAAAGCTAAACAGCTTCCACAGTTCACTTCTCTCCTCCCCAACTATAAAAATAATTCAGCTTACTTCTTTGAGATTACAAACCGATTGGTTTATTTTGTCGTAACATAATCTATGGAAACTATAACCAAAGCCGAACGCACACGCCAGTATATCATTGAGCAGGCAGCACACCTGTTTAACCAGCGTGGTTATTCCGGTACTTCGTTACAGGATATAATGGCTGCAACCGGGCTTACGAAAGGTGGCATTTATGGTCATTTTGAGAGTAAGGAAGAGATTGCGCTCGCAGCTTTCAACTATGCGTCCGGTATTATTCTGCAATTGCTTTCGCAAACTGTAAATGCTCACCAAACAGCGGTAGCTAAACTAGAAGCGTTGCTGGACTTTTACAAAAAGTATCTTATTTCTCCGCCTATTACCGGTGGTTGCCCTGTATTAAACACATCTGTAGAAGCCGACGATACCAACCCCTGTTGCGTGCCAGCGTGGTAAAAGTGCTCAATAAAATGCACCGCTCCCTCGAATACATAGTGCAGCAGGGAATACAAAATGGTGAGTTAAAGGCCTCAGCTAATCCGGAGCAGTTTGCCATACTTTTTATCAGCATGATAGAGGGTGGCGTTATGGTTTCCAAGGCGTATGGTAATCCGCTTTATCTGAATACGGTTTTAAAGCAGCTGCATAAGATGATAGCCGAAATTAAAAGCTAATTTTTTTTGATCATAAATAAACCAAACGGTCTTTTTTAAATTTATCAACTATGAACGAGACATCACTACCAAAGTACCCGGAAAGCGCTTCACTTATTCGTTTTGAAGACTGCGATCCGTTTGGCCACCTGAACAACGGCCGCTACACCGATTACTTTCTGAACGCCCGCGAAGATCAGCTCCGGGAGAACTATAACCTGGATATTTACCGCCACATGCAGGCAGCAGGTAAAGCATGGGTAGTAACCTCGAACCAGATGGCGTACCTGCGCGAGGCCAAACTGATGGAAAAAGTAACCATACGTACGTGCCTGCGCTGGTTTACCGATACCGACATTATGATGGAAGCTCTGATGCTGGATAAGAAAACCGGCAAAATTAAATCGGTGGCCTGGATGCGCTTTAGCTATATAGATGTGAAGATTGGTAAGAAAACTAGACACGAAGATCATCTGCTGGAGCTTTTTGGCAAAGTGGCTATACTTGGCGAGGGTAAAGACCTGTTAATGTTTGAGGAACGTGTAAAGGAACTACGGCAGTCAGAAGTAGCTATTGAACAATAACTTATAGTTGCTGAAAGTTTTTTTCAGTTTTTTGCTGTCGTCTTGCAACCAATTAGGCTGTTTAAGACTCTTCCTTTTAAGTTTACGTGTGCGCTCATCATTCTGGGCTAAAACTGCATCTGATCATTTTCTGCCAAACCTGATATGAAAAAGGAACTTAAGAGTATTTTGGAAGTAATTACGCTGGCTGAGCGGCTGAAGTGCGAAATGCGCCATAGCTGGCTTACCGATGGACGACAGGAAAGTGTGGCAGAACATACCTGGCGCATGGCGTTGATGGCAGTTTTACTGGAACCTTACCTGGATGAGGAAGTGGACACCGCCAGAATGCTGAAGATGATCCTGGTGCATGATCTGGTTGAGATTGAAGCGGGTGATATTCCGGCTTTTCAGTTGATGACTGAAGAGGCAAGAGCTTTAAAACAGCAGAAAGAATTGCAGGCGATAGAAAACCTGCGTACTAAACTGGGAAACGGTATAGGGCAGCACATTTTTGAACTATGGCACGAGTTTGAAGCCAAAGCTACCTACGAAGCGAAAGTAGCCAACGCCTTAGATAAACTGGAAGTACGCCTGCAACACAACCACGCCGATATTGCCACCTGGCTGGAAGTGGAACAGGACAACGTTTTCAGAATGGGCGACCACACTGGTTTCGATTCCTGCCTCGATCAGTTAAAAGACCTGATACAGGAACAGGCAGTGCAAAAAATGGAAAAAGCTGGCATTTCTACTACAAGTGTTTTAGCAAGGGTGGCATCTCAGAATGCGCTCGCTTAAAATAGATTAAGTTAAACATGGAATGCAGAAAAGCACTGGCGTAAAGTCAGTGCTTTTCTGTTTTTAGATCTCTTAACTATAGTTTACATTAAACAAGAGGCTAAACTATAGTTGCTATTCGTATACTTGTGTTCTCAAACTATAAACTATGGATGCTGCTACCCACTACCGCCTACTCGAGAAATTATACCACCGTGCCAACATACAGCAGTTTATAGATGGCAGCCAGATAAACGTGCAGCACCGGACAGCGGAGATAACCTTGCCGGTGCAGGCCAAGTATAACCACGGAGCCAATGCCATGCATGGCGCCCTGTATTTTAAGTTACTGGATGATGCCGCCTATTTTGCTATTGCTTCTATAGTTCAGGATGTGTTTATAGTTACCTCTTCTTTTCAGCTGAACCTGGTGCGCCCGGTAACCGGAGGAACCATAAAAGCTGTCGGTAAAGTCAGAACGATTGGGAAAAATCTTTTTGTAGCTGAGGCCACGTTATACAATGAGCAAGGCAAAGAAGTAGCTTTCGGTACAGGCCAGTTCATGAAAACAAACCAGCCATTAAACAGTATGGACGGGTACTCTGAAGAGTAATGCTTTCCTTTATAGTTTAGGGTTGCAATACGTGTTTAAAAAAGAGCTATTTGTACTGAAGTACAATAAATCAGCCTAGTTTCTCCTTCAAATCCAGTCCGTTTCATTTCGTCACACATAACATTTCCAGCTTTAGTAAAACTACTCTTACAGTTTATAATTATTCCTGCATTTAAATAACGCCCCGCAGCATTGTAAGCAGAAAGTTACCCTGTATAACCTGTTTACGCTTAAGTATTTTATGCATTTCCCTTCCCATTTTTACTCCTTCTCTTACAAAAACTTTCCCTTCACCAGATATTAGCAATACCCGGTGTTCCATCGATAACTATAGAATTACCTTCTTGTTCTTAAGGGTATATTCTAAACTAAAAACAAAAAATTATGAAAAATTTGTTACCAAGAACTACCGTCCTTACCGCTGTAGTTTCACTGTTTCTGTTTTCCGCCTGCGAATCTGATGAGGCAACTCCGGATGCAACTCTACAAGCTGCAAATACACAAGCAGCTCATCAAACCAATTCTATGAACCTGTACAAAACCTACACTGTAGAGTTGATGGAACTGAATGGTTCAGGTGTAAATGGCATGGCACATATCGAATTAATGGGCGATAAGATTGACGTAAGCCTGGAGGCTGGCGGATTAACACCAGAAATGGAGCATATGCAGCATATTCATGGCTTTATTGAGAACAACAGAAATGCTGTTTGCCCGCCCCCATCTGCAGATACAAACGGTGATGGCCTGATCAGTTTAGTGGAAGGTATACCTTTCTATGGTCCAGTGCTGGTGCCTCTCACCCCCTATCCGGTAGCTGATGCAACAGGTATGGTAGATTTTATGAATCAGTATCCTATAGGCAGAACGGTGAGATCGTTACAAAACAACGTAATAGTGCTGCATGGCATGTATGTAGACGGTGTTTATGATCCAACTATACCAGTAGCATGTGGTCAGATAAAAGTTATGAATAAGGGGAAATAGGGCTAACCTTAACTATAAAACAAAAGAGGAGCAGACTTACATCTGCTCCTCTTTTGTTTTAAACTATAGCTTATTGGTTGATCTCACTGGCTAACTCCGGTTCCGGTTGTGGCTCTGGTTCCAGTTCAAAACCATAGTCTTTCCCTTTTAAGATAGTCGGTACGCCCTTCTTCATCCAGATCGGCATTGGTTTGCCTTTCAGGTAATAATCAAAGAACTGCGACATTCTAACAGATAGGTCTTTGCGGTTTTTACGCTGCACCAGGTTATGGTCTTCTCCGTTGTACACCAGCATCCAAACGGGCTTGTTTAATCTGCGGAGTGCCATAAAATACTCGATACCCTGGTACCACGGAACAGCACCGTCCTGGTCGTTATGCATGATAAGCAGCGGTGTTTCTACACGGTCGGCAAAGAACAGCGGAGAGTTCTCGATAAACTGCATTGGCTTCTCCCAAAGCGTTCCACCTATGCGGCTCTGTGTTTTCTCGTACTGGAACTGGCGGCTCAGGCCTGTTCCCCATCGAATACCACCATAGGCACTTGTCATGTTAGAAACCGGCGCACCAGCCATAGCAGCTTTAAACAAATTGGTTTTGGTAACCATGTACGCGATCTGGTAACCTCCCCAGCTCTGCCCTTGCAAGGCCATATTTTTCTCATCAACAAAGCCCTGCATTGCCAGTTTCTGCACACCCGGTATGATACAGTCCATGGCACTCTCGCCCGGGTAACCATTTTTATACACGATGTCCGGCACAAATACCAGGTAGCCATTGCTCACGTAGTAAGAAATATTAACGGTAGATGCACTTGGTGAAGGTGTTTTATGGGCGTGCAGTTCATCCGAAGAGCGCTCATAAAAATAAACGATCATCGGGTACTTCTTCTTCGGATCAAAATTCTCTGGCTTGTACAGCAAACCTTCCAGCGGAATACCATCTGTCGATTTCCAGTTAACCAGTTCCACCGTTCCCCACAGGTAATCTTTCATTTGCGGGTTGGCATTGCTCAGCTGTGTTGGCTTATCAAAAGTGGTT
This genomic interval carries:
- a CDS encoding aerotolerance protein, with the translated sequence MKMWLAILLFLSIPGAGIQTISRINDYTQRAAKAYEKENYAEAITAYEYLLEDLEVKDDQLRLNLAHAYFKAGLWADAQYHYRLLADHTSSHIRSVVHLQLGNIASNSKKYAQALSLYRNSLVANPENETARYNYELLKKYLELHPEKAEQDKPDPEPDQPESGQLPPAAEENLEPQPKQNPDAKGDQEQETETPQPDPAGQDQKQGGQSNQSKQKDKEQAAGNDQGDIEGQQLNSQFDPNQKNPRGSNENASADDSRAKTQAERQQVKISAEKAKMLLNAMRDAELQYLQQLPKKAKSEKDNRKPDW
- a CDS encoding HD domain-containing protein, producing the protein MKKELKSILEVITLAERLKCEMRHSWLTDGRQESVAEHTWRMALMAVLLEPYLDEEVDTARMLKMILVHDLVEIEAGDIPAFQLMTEEARALKQQKELQAIENLRTKLGNGIGQHIFELWHEFEAKATYEAKVANALDKLEVRLQHNHADIATWLEVEQDNVFRMGDHTGFDSCLDQLKDLIQEQAVQKMEKAGISTTSVLARVASQNALA
- a CDS encoding acyl-CoA thioesterase, whose amino-acid sequence is MNETSLPKYPESASLIRFEDCDPFGHLNNGRYTDYFLNAREDQLRENYNLDIYRHMQAAGKAWVVTSNQMAYLREAKLMEKVTIRTCLRWFTDTDIMMEALMLDKKTGKIKSVAWMRFSYIDVKIGKKTRHEDHLLELFGKVAILGEGKDLLMFEERVKELRQSEVAIEQ
- a CDS encoding PaaI family thioesterase; translation: MDAATHYRLLEKLYHRANIQQFIDGSQINVQHRTAEITLPVQAKYNHGANAMHGALYFKLLDDAAYFAIASIVQDVFIVTSSFQLNLVRPVTGGTIKAVGKVRTIGKNLFVAEATLYNEQGKEVAFGTGQFMKTNQPLNSMDGYSEE